From a single Nicotiana tomentosiformis chromosome 2, ASM39032v3, whole genome shotgun sequence genomic region:
- the LOC104093872 gene encoding purine permease 21-like, with protein sequence MLAMGSSAQEKELDIIITQEETEEMQNLEKIIVEPESLILTAGNKYKGWLEVGIHAFIVLASQSVATILGKLYYDKGGNSTWLASLTQTIGFPILLIPMIILNNDNKIKTPKLEEGMISHNDVDVKSPSVKVLLSIYVFLGFLLGVGCVLYSKGLLYLPTSTFSLISASQLGFNVLFSLFMRLQKITLFVSNSIVLLTISSVLLALQPDHDSSNKTESSSQLKHHYVIGFVFTLIASAGFGLLLATTELMFRKFLKKNSLKENMDVIICQSFFATCLILIGLFVSGEWRNLKVEMQDFELGKLSYVMILFWISLCWQLYSYSLLGLIMKVSAVFANVITSLGAPLIQILAVIIFHDKMSGVKAISIILAIWGFSSYAYQQYLDEQKHKAELSICNGASEEFVGESGFTCKENSTVIS encoded by the exons GTTAGCCATGGGAAGTAGTGCTCAAGAAAAGGAGCTGGATATAATCATCA CCCAAGAAGAAACTGAAGAAATGCAAAACTTGGAGAAAATTATTGTTGAACCTGAGTCATTGATTTTGACTGCTGGTAATAAATACAAGGGGTGGCTTGAAGTAGGGATCCACGCCTTCATTGTCCTGGCTAGTCAGTCAGTAGCTACAATACTTGGAAAGCTATATTACGACAAAGGCGGAAACAGTACATGGTTGGCTTCACTTACGCAAACTATAGGTTTTCCCATTCTTCTAATTCCCATGATCATTTTGAATAATGATAATAAAATTAAAACCCCAAAATTAGAAGAAGGAATGATAAGTCACAACGACGTTGACGTGAAGTCTCCTTCTGTAAAGGTCTTGTTATCAATCTATGTCTTTCTTGGTTTTCTGCTTGGAGTAGGCTGTGTTTTGTATTCGAAGGGCCTTTTATATCTCCCAACCTCAACTTTTTCTCTAATTTCCGCAAGTCAATTGGGGTTCAATGTTTTGTTCTCGCTCTTCATGAGACTACAAAAAATTACACTTTTTGTGTCCAATTCTATTGTTCTCCTAACCATTTCCTCTGTTCTCTTGGCGTTACAACCTGATCATGACTCTTCAAACAAAACGGAATCGTCTTCTCAACTGAAGCATCATTATGTGATAGGTTTTGTATTTACACTAATTGCTTCAGCTGGTTTTGGTTTACTATTAGCAACAACAGAGCTCATGTTTAGAAAATTCCTAAAAAAGAATAGTTTGAAAGAAAATATGGATGTCATTATTTGTCAATCGTTTTTCGCGACGTGTCTCATCCTTATTGGCCTATTCGTAAGTGGAGAGTGGAGGAACTTGAAAGTAGAGATGCAAGATTTCGAGCTTGGAAAATTGTCATATGTCATGATATTATTTTGGATAAGTTTGTGTTGGCAACTTTACTCCTATAGTCTTCTTGGGCTGATTATGAAGGTGTCTGCTGTCTTTGCCAATGTGATTACCAGTTTGGGTGCGCCTCTAATTCAGATCCTAGCTGTTATTATTTTCCATGACAAGATGAGTGGGGTGAAAGCAATTTCTATTATTTTGGCTATTTGGGGATTTTCTTCTTATGCTTATCAGCAGTATCTTGATGAGCAAAAGCACAAAGCTGAACTTTCTATTTGCAATGGTGCATCTGAAGAATTCGTTGGTGAAAGTGGTTTCACGTGCAAAGAAAATTCTACAGTTATTAGCTAG